The Virgibacillus dokdonensis genome includes a window with the following:
- a CDS encoding lysoplasmalogenase yields MQINRLPILILVMGVLYIFIIPEEPLVFKLFFKLIPMALIIFYAFYSLPKQKTKSHWLILIGLFFCSIGDGTIHWFIVGLTSFLIGHLFYLSGFIYQWKFSIWRVASVIPIGIYAWIIGSDLIQAVARSENTYLVIPVIIYMTAIASMAWFAIMSGNIFASIGSILFVISDSILAWNMFVSPINNEHIFVMITYYTAQFFIAHSLRNFGKKHPRTVW; encoded by the coding sequence TTGCAAATAAATCGTTTACCTATCCTTATTCTAGTAATGGGTGTTTTATATATTTTTATCATCCCGGAGGAACCTCTTGTTTTCAAACTGTTTTTCAAGTTAATCCCAATGGCACTCATTATTTTTTATGCTTTTTACTCCCTGCCTAAGCAGAAAACCAAATCACATTGGCTCATTCTTATTGGTCTATTTTTTTGCTCTATTGGGGACGGAACCATACACTGGTTCATCGTTGGTCTCACATCCTTTTTGATTGGACACTTATTCTATCTATCTGGCTTTATCTATCAATGGAAATTTTCCATTTGGCGTGTCGCCTCTGTTATTCCTATAGGGATTTATGCTTGGATCATTGGTAGTGACTTGATTCAGGCCGTAGCACGCTCAGAAAACACCTACCTCGTAATACCTGTAATCATTTACATGACGGCAATCGCTAGCATGGCATGGTTTGCCATTATGTCAGGAAATATTTTTGCTAGTATTGGCAGTATTCTATTCGTTATTTCTGACTCTATTTTGGCATGGAACATGTTTGTTTCGCCAATTAACAATGAACATATATTCGTTATGATTACGTATTACACCGCCCAATTTTTCATTGCTCACAGTCTGAGGAACTTTGGTAAAAAGCATCCACGAACTGTCTGGTAA
- a CDS encoding LacI family DNA-binding transcriptional regulator, giving the protein MKKVTITDVATYAGVSKSTVSQFLNKRFDYMSVKTKERVDAAIKELGYQPNIIARSLKQRSTKTIGVIVANILHDFSTRVIRAIEDYCHTEDYHVIVCNADDNPEKEKRYIDMLRAKQVDGIILFPTSKNKAFYQDLMKDEYPFVFMDRLVPGVETDAVLLNNHQAAQLAVDQFVANGYQKIAVLAPPLFDPITPRLERIEGYQDSLEKNYIRPNPLYAINSALEKVEEQIKKLLLLPDPPEAILALNDRVLYQLLQYVKDQQIQVPQQLAIIGIDDVTFASLYTPSLTTVAQPAFDMGKKAAELLFEQFDHGASKKQVYRFAPEIIIRESCERKGNEI; this is encoded by the coding sequence ATGAAAAAAGTAACTATCACCGATGTAGCTACTTATGCTGGTGTTTCAAAAAGCACTGTGTCGCAATTTTTGAATAAACGTTTTGATTATATGAGTGTAAAAACGAAAGAGCGTGTAGACGCTGCAATCAAAGAATTAGGATATCAACCTAATATTATTGCTCGGAGTTTAAAGCAGAGATCCACGAAAACAATTGGTGTAATTGTTGCAAATATATTACATGATTTTTCTACGCGTGTTATCAGAGCGATTGAAGATTACTGTCATACAGAAGATTACCACGTCATTGTTTGTAATGCGGATGATAACCCAGAAAAAGAAAAGCGGTATATTGACATGCTTCGAGCTAAACAAGTGGACGGCATTATTTTATTTCCGACTAGTAAAAATAAAGCGTTCTACCAAGATTTAATGAAAGATGAGTACCCGTTTGTATTTATGGATCGTCTTGTTCCAGGTGTTGAAACAGATGCGGTTTTATTAAACAATCATCAGGCTGCTCAATTAGCTGTGGATCAATTCGTTGCTAATGGTTATCAAAAAATAGCTGTTCTGGCACCGCCATTGTTTGATCCGATAACGCCTCGATTAGAGCGAATAGAAGGGTATCAAGATAGCCTTGAAAAGAACTATATTCGTCCAAATCCTTTATATGCGATTAACAGTGCATTGGAAAAAGTGGAAGAACAAATTAAAAAACTGCTTCTTTTGCCAGATCCTCCTGAAGCAATACTTGCTTTAAACGATCGAGTGCTTTATCAATTGTTGCAATATGTAAAAGATCAGCAAATTCAAGTGCCCCAGCAATTAGCCATTATTGGCATTGATGATGTCACATTTGCTTCGCTCTACACGCCCTCATTAACTACGGTTGCACAGCCAGCATTTGATATGGGGAAGAAGGCTGCGGAGTTATTATTTGAACAATTTGATCATGGGGCGAGCAAAAAACAGGTGTATCGCTTTGCTCCTGAAATTATAATCAGAGAATCATGTGAGAGGAAGGGGAATGAAATATAG
- the hxlB gene encoding 6-phospho-3-hexuloisomerase, whose translation MRKTLDTITMEVSKVIQAVDSDEAVALAEQLKRANSIFVAGTGRSGLIGKAFAIRMMHSGYSVYVVGETITPNMEAEDVLLIISGSGNTGTLAYFAEKATAIGATIALVTTNKQSVIAQYSDCIVEIPAATKKRLPNEPATIQPLGSQFDQSAHVVLDAVIAHVIQQQQWNNPNQVLAKKHTNLE comes from the coding sequence ATGAGAAAAACACTAGATACGATTACCATGGAGGTAAGTAAAGTAATACAAGCGGTTGATTCAGATGAGGCAGTTGCGTTAGCAGAACAACTGAAACGAGCAAATTCCATTTTTGTAGCCGGTACTGGTCGATCAGGGTTGATTGGTAAAGCCTTTGCCATTCGTATGATGCACAGTGGATATTCTGTTTATGTTGTTGGGGAAACAATTACACCGAATATGGAAGCGGAGGATGTGTTGTTAATCATTTCTGGTTCTGGAAACACAGGAACATTAGCTTACTTTGCAGAAAAAGCTACGGCCATTGGCGCTACCATAGCATTAGTAACAACAAATAAGCAATCTGTCATTGCGCAATACAGTGATTGTATCGTAGAGATTCCCGCTGCCACCAAAAAGCGATTACCGAATGAGCCTGCTACAATCCAACCATTAGGAAGCCAATTTGATCAATCAGCACATGTAGTGTTAGATGCTGTTATTGCTCATGTGATTCAACAACAGCAATGGAATAATCCAAACCAAGTGTTAGCCAAGAAACACACAAATTTAGAATGA
- a CDS encoding bifunctional 4-hydroxy-2-oxoglutarate aldolase/2-dehydro-3-deoxy-phosphogluconate aldolase codes for MKPIDIIKATKVVAVIRKANEENMVPILKALSAGGVKAVEITAETPNVANIIAVAKEAMGEESCIGAGTVLDSETARAVMLAGADFIVSPSLSIETLKLTNRYGMLYIPGVLTPTEIVTAYEYGASMVKIFPASTVGPSYMKNILGPLPHVEAMVTGGITLENMNDYLQQGAKAVGIGSNLVNVTKLTTEADYEKLEEEARSYIQAIS; via the coding sequence ATGAAACCGATAGATATTATTAAAGCGACAAAAGTAGTAGCAGTGATCAGAAAAGCGAATGAAGAAAATATGGTTCCTATATTAAAAGCGTTATCTGCAGGAGGTGTGAAGGCTGTTGAAATTACAGCGGAAACACCCAATGTTGCAAACATTATTGCAGTAGCAAAGGAAGCAATGGGTGAGGAGAGTTGTATTGGTGCTGGTACGGTTCTAGATTCGGAAACAGCTAGAGCAGTTATGCTAGCAGGAGCAGATTTTATCGTCTCTCCATCGTTGAGTATAGAAACGCTTAAGCTCACCAACCGCTACGGTATGCTATATATTCCAGGAGTGTTAACGCCTACCGAAATCGTGACTGCTTATGAGTATGGAGCAAGTATGGTAAAAATTTTCCCAGCGTCAACAGTCGGCCCTTCCTATATGAAAAATATTTTAGGACCACTTCCACATGTGGAGGCAATGGTTACAGGAGGGATAACGTTAGAGAATATGAATGATTATTTACAGCAAGGTGCGAAAGCTGTAGGTATTGGCAGTAACTTAGTGAATGTCACCAAGTTAACAACAGAAGCTGATTATGAGAAATTAGAGGAAGAAGCGAGATCGTATATTCAAGCCATAAGTTAA